Proteins encoded by one window of Papio anubis isolate 15944 chromosome 7, Panubis1.0, whole genome shotgun sequence:
- the KLHL33 gene encoding kelch-like protein 33 isoform X1: MPCGQVPTATQPQEQQALNYPANLGMSVLDTPHHPPELESGSHPVQKDCLGLPVHAQRTPSWPPSPDDEDPSLPSFPQEEPGSRPLVPGNLPFPALSLEKEEEEEEDEDAAEPEWLRSEEHPSQFFAEAQRLREQRLLLDEEVSVAGRVYGVHRVILAAISSLFRDRLLGGGSPRPPFSLEVSPGGWEAVLTFAYEGVLGPAPQGDVLAAAEALGAPRVKAAAQRTCERAGNAGECVKKTSQAEELRENLRGIELLYREGVGCDLKLEAGGCQLRVHRAALACGSEFFGAMLLSGMRESQGTEVSLRTISTQDLRLLVSFAYSGVVRARWPGLLRAAQAALQYQSSSCLDLCQKGLARGLSPARCLALFPMAEAPGLERLWSKARHYLLTHLPAVALCPVFPSLPAACLAELLDSDELHVQEEFEAFVAARCWLAANPETQESEAKALLQCVRFGRMSTRELRRVRAAGLPPPLTRDLLHQLMVEADVPGQERRREPDRALVVIGGDGLRPDMALRQPSQAVWWVRAFCCGVGLVRTVEWGQLPALPAPGRFRHGAASLAGSELYVCGGQDFYSHSNTLASTLRWEPSQEDWEEMAPLSQARSLFPLVALDGQLYALGGRHNGVALDSVEAYNPELDVWRPAPALPAPCFAHAAAILEGQLYVSGGCGGTGQYLASFLHYDPKLEKPGTFLSPMGVPRAGHVMAALGGRMYVAGGLGETGDLLSFEAYELRTDSWTHLAPLPSPHVGAAGAVLQGELLVLGGYSHRTYALSHLIHAYCPGLGRWLCLGTLPRPRAEMPACILTLPTVQHIAVVPTPHQTKPAG, from the exons ATGCCATGTGGGCAAGTTCCCACTGCCACGCAGCCCCAAGAACAGCAGGCACTCAA CTATCCAGCAAACCTCGGCATGAGCGTCTTGGACACCCCCCATCATCCCCCTGAGCTGGAGAGTGGCTCTCATCCCGTCCAGAAGGACTGCCTTGGACTCCCTGTGCACGCCCAGAGAACCCCCTCCTGGCCTCCTTCCCCCGACGACGAGGACCCCAGTTTGCCTTCCTTTCCTCAGGAAGAGCCTGGCTCCAGGCCCCTGGTCCCAGGGAACCTTCCCTTTCCAGCCTTGTCcctagagaaagaagaggaagaggaagaagatgaagatgcGGCAGAGCCGGAGTGGCTGCGCAGCGAGGAGCATCCGAGCCAGTTTTTCGCTGAGGCCCAGCGGCTGCGGGAGCAGAGATTGTTGCTGGACGAAGAGGTGTCAGTCGCGGGGCGGGTATACGGGGTGCATCGGGTGATCCTGGCCGCCATCAGCAGCCTCTTCCGAGACAGGCTGCTGGGCGGCGGAAGTCCGCGGCCCCCCTTCAGCCTCGAGGTGTCCCCAGGGGGCTGGGAGGCCGTGCTGACCTTTGCCTATGAGGGGGTGCTGGGCCCCGCCCCGCAGGGAGATGTGCTGGCCGCAGCCGAGGCGCTGGGAGCGCCCCGGGTGAAGGCTGCTGCCCAGCGGACATGCGAGAGGGCTGGAAATGCCGGGGAATGTGTAAAGAAGACCAGCCAGGCAGAGGAGCTGAGGGAGAACCTGCGCGGAATCGAGCTCCTCTACCGAGAGGGCGTCGGGTGTGACTTGAAGCTGGAGGCAGGCGGCTGCCAGCTGCGGG TGCACCGAGCCGCCCTGGCTTGTGGCAGTGAGTTCTTTGGGGCCATGCTCCTGAGCGGAATGAGGGAATCCCAGGGCACAGAGGTATCTCTGAGGACCATCTCCACCCAGGACCTGCGACTTCTCGTCTCTTTTGCTTACTCTGGAGTTGTGCGGGCAAGGTGGCCAGGACTACTGAGAGCTGCCCAGGCTGCTTTGCAGTACCAGAGCTCTTCCTGTCTGGATTTGTGTCAGAAAGGCTTGGCACGGGGCCTCAGCCCTGCCCGTTGCCTGGCCCTGTTCCCCATGGCTGAAGCCCCTGGGTTGGAGAGGCTCTGGAGCAAAGCCCGTCACTACCTCCTCACCCACCTGCCTGCTGTAGCCTTGTGTCCTGTTTTCCCTTCTTTACCAGCTGCCTGCTTGGCTGAGCTCCTGGATAGTGATGAGCTCCATGTGCAGGAGGAGTTTGAGGCCTTTGTGGCTGCACGGTGTTGGCTAGCTGCCAACCCTGagacccaggagtcagaggccaAGGCCCTGCTGCAATGCGTCCGCTTTGGCCGCATGTCCACCAGGGAGTTGCGGAGGGTGCGGGCAGCCGGGCTACCTCCACCCCTGACCCGGGATCTGTTGCACCAGCTGATGGTAGAGGCTGATGTTCCAGGCCAAGAGAGACGGAGGGAGCCTGACCGGGCACTGGTAGTGATTGGCGGGGATGGGCTCAGACCAGACATGGCCCTAAGACAACCATCCCAAGCAGTGTGGTGGGTCCGGGCCTTCTGCTGTGGTGTGGGACTGGTACGAACTGTTGAGTGGGGGCAGTtgcctgccctgcctgccccaggACGCTTCCGGCATGGGGCTGCGAGCCTGGCAGGAAGTGAACTCTATGTGTGTGGGGGACAAGATTTCTACAGTCACTCCAACACCCTGGCTTCAACTCTCAG GTGGGAGCCCAGTCAAGAGGACTGGGAGGAGATGGCTCCTTTGTCCCAGGCTCGAAGCCTTTTCCCGTTGGTGGCACTGGATGGACAACTTTATGCCCTGGGTGGAAGACACAATGGTGTTGCCCTGGACTCTGTGGAGGCCTACAACCCTGAGCTCGATGTCTGGAG GCCAGCACCTGCACTTCCAGCACCGTGTTTTGCCCACGCAGCTGCGATTTTGGAGGGCCAATTGTATGTGAGCGGTGGCTGTGGTGGGACTGGCCAATACCTGGCCTCATTCCTGCACTATGACCCCAAACTTGAGAAGCcagggacatttctgagccctATGGGGGTACCTCGGGCTGGCCATGTCATGGCTGCATTGGGTGGGCGGATGTATGTGGCAGGTGGGCTGGGTGAGACTGGGGACCTGCTAAGCTTTGAGGCCTATGAACTAAGGACTGATAGCTGGACTCACCTGGCACCCCTACCCTCCCCCCATGTGGGAGCTGCAGGTGCTGTGCTGCAGGGGGAGCTACTGGTGCTGGGGGGCTACAGTCACCGTACTTACGCACTCTCCCACCTTATCCATGCCTACTGTCCTGGCCTGGGCCGATGGCTTTGCCTGGGAACTCTGCCAAGGCCTCGGGCTGAGATGCCTGCCTGCATCCTGACACTGCCCACTGTGCAGCACATAGCTGTGGTTCCCACCCCACACCAAACCAAACCTGCTGGGTGA
- the KLHL33 gene encoding kelch-like protein 33 isoform X2, with protein MSVLDTPHHPPELESGSHPVQKDCLGLPVHAQRTPSWPPSPDDEDPSLPSFPQEEPGSRPLVPGNLPFPALSLEKEEEEEEDEDAAEPEWLRSEEHPSQFFAEAQRLREQRLLLDEEVSVAGRVYGVHRVILAAISSLFRDRLLGGGSPRPPFSLEVSPGGWEAVLTFAYEGVLGPAPQGDVLAAAEALGAPRVKAAAQRTCERAGNAGECVKKTSQAEELRENLRGIELLYREGVGCDLKLEAGGCQLRVHRAALACGSEFFGAMLLSGMRESQGTEVSLRTISTQDLRLLVSFAYSGVVRARWPGLLRAAQAALQYQSSSCLDLCQKGLARGLSPARCLALFPMAEAPGLERLWSKARHYLLTHLPAVALCPVFPSLPAACLAELLDSDELHVQEEFEAFVAARCWLAANPETQESEAKALLQCVRFGRMSTRELRRVRAAGLPPPLTRDLLHQLMVEADVPGQERRREPDRALVVIGGDGLRPDMALRQPSQAVWWVRAFCCGVGLVRTVEWGQLPALPAPGRFRHGAASLAGSELYVCGGQDFYSHSNTLASTLRWEPSQEDWEEMAPLSQARSLFPLVALDGQLYALGGRHNGVALDSVEAYNPELDVWRPAPALPAPCFAHAAAILEGQLYVSGGCGGTGQYLASFLHYDPKLEKPGTFLSPMGVPRAGHVMAALGGRMYVAGGLGETGDLLSFEAYELRTDSWTHLAPLPSPHVGAAGAVLQGELLVLGGYSHRTYALSHLIHAYCPGLGRWLCLGTLPRPRAEMPACILTLPTVQHIAVVPTPHQTKPAG; from the exons ATGAGCGTCTTGGACACCCCCCATCATCCCCCTGAGCTGGAGAGTGGCTCTCATCCCGTCCAGAAGGACTGCCTTGGACTCCCTGTGCACGCCCAGAGAACCCCCTCCTGGCCTCCTTCCCCCGACGACGAGGACCCCAGTTTGCCTTCCTTTCCTCAGGAAGAGCCTGGCTCCAGGCCCCTGGTCCCAGGGAACCTTCCCTTTCCAGCCTTGTCcctagagaaagaagaggaagaggaagaagatgaagatgcGGCAGAGCCGGAGTGGCTGCGCAGCGAGGAGCATCCGAGCCAGTTTTTCGCTGAGGCCCAGCGGCTGCGGGAGCAGAGATTGTTGCTGGACGAAGAGGTGTCAGTCGCGGGGCGGGTATACGGGGTGCATCGGGTGATCCTGGCCGCCATCAGCAGCCTCTTCCGAGACAGGCTGCTGGGCGGCGGAAGTCCGCGGCCCCCCTTCAGCCTCGAGGTGTCCCCAGGGGGCTGGGAGGCCGTGCTGACCTTTGCCTATGAGGGGGTGCTGGGCCCCGCCCCGCAGGGAGATGTGCTGGCCGCAGCCGAGGCGCTGGGAGCGCCCCGGGTGAAGGCTGCTGCCCAGCGGACATGCGAGAGGGCTGGAAATGCCGGGGAATGTGTAAAGAAGACCAGCCAGGCAGAGGAGCTGAGGGAGAACCTGCGCGGAATCGAGCTCCTCTACCGAGAGGGCGTCGGGTGTGACTTGAAGCTGGAGGCAGGCGGCTGCCAGCTGCGGG TGCACCGAGCCGCCCTGGCTTGTGGCAGTGAGTTCTTTGGGGCCATGCTCCTGAGCGGAATGAGGGAATCCCAGGGCACAGAGGTATCTCTGAGGACCATCTCCACCCAGGACCTGCGACTTCTCGTCTCTTTTGCTTACTCTGGAGTTGTGCGGGCAAGGTGGCCAGGACTACTGAGAGCTGCCCAGGCTGCTTTGCAGTACCAGAGCTCTTCCTGTCTGGATTTGTGTCAGAAAGGCTTGGCACGGGGCCTCAGCCCTGCCCGTTGCCTGGCCCTGTTCCCCATGGCTGAAGCCCCTGGGTTGGAGAGGCTCTGGAGCAAAGCCCGTCACTACCTCCTCACCCACCTGCCTGCTGTAGCCTTGTGTCCTGTTTTCCCTTCTTTACCAGCTGCCTGCTTGGCTGAGCTCCTGGATAGTGATGAGCTCCATGTGCAGGAGGAGTTTGAGGCCTTTGTGGCTGCACGGTGTTGGCTAGCTGCCAACCCTGagacccaggagtcagaggccaAGGCCCTGCTGCAATGCGTCCGCTTTGGCCGCATGTCCACCAGGGAGTTGCGGAGGGTGCGGGCAGCCGGGCTACCTCCACCCCTGACCCGGGATCTGTTGCACCAGCTGATGGTAGAGGCTGATGTTCCAGGCCAAGAGAGACGGAGGGAGCCTGACCGGGCACTGGTAGTGATTGGCGGGGATGGGCTCAGACCAGACATGGCCCTAAGACAACCATCCCAAGCAGTGTGGTGGGTCCGGGCCTTCTGCTGTGGTGTGGGACTGGTACGAACTGTTGAGTGGGGGCAGTtgcctgccctgcctgccccaggACGCTTCCGGCATGGGGCTGCGAGCCTGGCAGGAAGTGAACTCTATGTGTGTGGGGGACAAGATTTCTACAGTCACTCCAACACCCTGGCTTCAACTCTCAG GTGGGAGCCCAGTCAAGAGGACTGGGAGGAGATGGCTCCTTTGTCCCAGGCTCGAAGCCTTTTCCCGTTGGTGGCACTGGATGGACAACTTTATGCCCTGGGTGGAAGACACAATGGTGTTGCCCTGGACTCTGTGGAGGCCTACAACCCTGAGCTCGATGTCTGGAG GCCAGCACCTGCACTTCCAGCACCGTGTTTTGCCCACGCAGCTGCGATTTTGGAGGGCCAATTGTATGTGAGCGGTGGCTGTGGTGGGACTGGCCAATACCTGGCCTCATTCCTGCACTATGACCCCAAACTTGAGAAGCcagggacatttctgagccctATGGGGGTACCTCGGGCTGGCCATGTCATGGCTGCATTGGGTGGGCGGATGTATGTGGCAGGTGGGCTGGGTGAGACTGGGGACCTGCTAAGCTTTGAGGCCTATGAACTAAGGACTGATAGCTGGACTCACCTGGCACCCCTACCCTCCCCCCATGTGGGAGCTGCAGGTGCTGTGCTGCAGGGGGAGCTACTGGTGCTGGGGGGCTACAGTCACCGTACTTACGCACTCTCCCACCTTATCCATGCCTACTGTCCTGGCCTGGGCCGATGGCTTTGCCTGGGAACTCTGCCAAGGCCTCGGGCTGAGATGCCTGCCTGCATCCTGACACTGCCCACTGTGCAGCACATAGCTGTGGTTCCCACCCCACACCAAACCAAACCTGCTGGGTGA